In one Lolium rigidum isolate FL_2022 chromosome 3, APGP_CSIRO_Lrig_0.1, whole genome shotgun sequence genomic region, the following are encoded:
- the LOC124698422 gene encoding peroxidase 2-like, translated as MAASALVASALLLLAVGCHASPYWPLQIGFYHDKCPQAEAVVKGVMEHAISQNPGNGAAMIRMLFHDCFVEGCDASIFLDPTPFSPTPEKLSPPNDPSVRGFELIDAIKDAVEAACPGVVSCADILAFAARDASCILSKGKVSFDMPSGRRDGTFSNASEPLKFLVPPTSNLKDLVDSFVVKGLDAEDLVILSGAHTIGRSHCSSFVSDRLNIPSDINGGLAWFLRSQCPADATPGGNDPVVMQDVVTPNDLDRQYYKNVLQHKVLFTSDAALLTSEETARMVADNANIPGWWEGRFAKSMVKMAGVEVKTGGQGQIRKNCRAINYY; from the exons ATGGCGGCTAGTGCTTTGGTAGCTTCTGCCTTGTTGCTCCTCGCTGTGGGGTGCCATGCCAGCCCTTACTGGCCACTGCAGATTGGCTTCTACCACGACAAGTGTCCACAGGCAGAGGCCGTCGTCAAGGGCGTCATGGAGCATGCCATCTCCCAgaaccccggcaatggcgccgccATGATCCGCATGCTCTTCCATGACTGCTTCGTCGAG GGCTGCGACGCTTCCATCTTCCTGGACCCGACCCCGTTCAGCCCGACGCCGGAGAAGCTGAGCCCGCCGAACGACCCATCCGTGCGCGGCTTCGAGCTGATCGACGCGATCAAGGACGCCGTGGAGGCGGCATGCCCGGGCGTcgtctcctgcgccgacatcCTCGCCTTCGCTGCCCGCGACGCGTCCTGCATCCTTAGCAAGGGTAAGGTGAGCTTCGACATGCCGTCCGGCCGCCGCGACGGCACCTTCTCGAACGCCTCGGAGCCGCTCAAGTTCCTGGTCCCGCCCACGTCCAACCTCAAAGACCTCGTCGACAGCTTCGTCGTCAAGGGGCTCGACGCGGAGGACCTGGTCATCCTCTCCGGCGCGCACACCATCGGGCGCTCCCACTGCTCCTCCTTCGTCTCCGACCGCCTCAATATCCCCTCCGACATCAACGGCGGCCTCGCCTGGTTCCTAAGAAGCCAGTGCCCCGCCGACGCGACCCCCGGCGGCAACGACCCGGTGGTGATGCAGGACGTGGTGACGCCCAACGACCTGGACAGGCAGTACTACAAGAACGTGCTGCAGCACAAGGTGCTCTTCACCTCCGACGCGGCACTCCTCACGTCGGAGGAGACGGCCAGGATGGTGGCGGACAACGCCAACATTCCCGGGTGGTGGGAAGGCCGGTTCGCCAAGTCCATGGTGAAGATGGCCGGCGTGGAGGTCAAGACCGGTGGCCAGGGCCAGATCAGGAAGAACTGCCGCGCAATCAACTACTACTAG